The following are from one region of the Actinomyces sp. oral taxon 897 genome:
- a CDS encoding Mrp/NBP35 family ATP-binding protein, whose product MPQPTPAAVREALSRVIDPELRRPITDLGMVGSVEIGDDGLVTVLILLTVAGCPLKDTLSQDARREVGSVEGVTGVEVRMGVMNDEQRAELRARLRGGAAEPVIPFTKPGSLTRVYAVTSGKGGVGKSSVTAALAAALAAQGLSVGVVDADIYGFSIPRMMGADYPPTQLDGMIVPPVSHGVKVMSIGMFVDDKQPVIWRGPMLHRAVQQFLSDVFWGDLDVLLLDLPPGTGDVTISVAQLLPNAEILVVTTPQAAAAEVAERTGLIAAQTHQKVLGVIENMSYLLQDDGSRLEIFGSGGGQAVSDSLTQVLGYQVPLMAQLPLDIRLREGSDLGVPVTVSDHGRPPADSPAALELARVASSIGHRARGLARRPLGVSPVNT is encoded by the coding sequence ATGCCACAGCCCACGCCAGCGGCCGTCCGCGAGGCCCTGTCCCGCGTCATCGATCCCGAGCTCCGCCGTCCGATCACCGACCTGGGCATGGTGGGGTCCGTCGAGATCGGTGACGACGGCCTCGTCACCGTCTTGATCCTGCTGACCGTCGCCGGGTGCCCCCTGAAGGACACCCTCAGCCAGGACGCGCGCCGTGAGGTGGGCTCCGTGGAGGGGGTCACCGGCGTCGAGGTGCGTATGGGGGTCATGAACGACGAGCAGCGCGCCGAGCTGCGCGCCCGTCTGCGCGGGGGCGCCGCTGAGCCGGTGATCCCCTTCACCAAACCCGGCAGCCTGACCCGCGTCTACGCGGTGACCTCCGGGAAGGGCGGGGTGGGCAAGTCCTCGGTCACGGCCGCCCTGGCCGCCGCCCTGGCCGCCCAGGGCCTGAGCGTGGGGGTGGTGGACGCCGACATCTACGGCTTCTCCATCCCCCGCATGATGGGTGCGGACTACCCGCCCACCCAGCTCGACGGCATGATCGTCCCCCCGGTGTCCCACGGGGTCAAGGTCATGAGCATCGGCATGTTCGTGGACGACAAGCAGCCGGTGATCTGGCGCGGGCCCATGCTCCACCGGGCCGTCCAGCAGTTCCTCTCCGACGTCTTCTGGGGGGACCTGGACGTGCTCCTACTGGACCTGCCCCCCGGTACCGGTGACGTGACCATCTCCGTGGCCCAGCTCCTGCCCAACGCGGAGATCCTGGTGGTCACCACCCCCCAGGCCGCCGCCGCGGAGGTGGCCGAGCGCACCGGCCTCATTGCCGCCCAGACCCACCAGAAGGTCCTGGGGGTCATTGAGAACATGTCCTACCTGCTCCAGGACGACGGCTCCAGGCTGGAGATATTCGGGTCCGGCGGCGGCCAAGCGGTCTCCGACTCCCTGACCCAGGTCCTGGGCTACCAGGTGCCGCTGATGGCCCAGCTGCCCCTGGACATCCGCCTGCGGGAGGGCTCGGACCTCGGCGTGCCGGTGACCGTCAGCGACCACGGCAGGCCCCCGGCAGACTCCCCCGCCGCGCTGGAGCTGGCGCGGGTGGCCTCCAGTATTGGGCACCGGGCCCGCGGGCTGGCCCGCCGCCCCCTGGGCGTGAGTCCCGTCAACACCTGA
- a CDS encoding twin-arginine translocase TatA/TatE family subunit: protein MFGINGNEFIVILLVAVIVVGPRRLPEYTRKLTQLIRQLRVFLEQAKAQIAEEVGPELGDLNLADLNPRNYDPRKIVRDALGEDLDAIKRDLANPLAAVASTAKEASDAVAADVRALAAQERSDSLGKRIEAQAEAARAGAEAEEAQEAEVEAEAAKETRAEVADVARGSEPGAGEGSVSDTTPQAGSAETAPGPQAEASQEQDTTPDDQEQTAAQPVAQGRDTAPEEQRPDALREQQDATPGEQRDDAASGEQRAAVPDNREQDAVVTGSWDGQTTATSEAAAIPTSLTEASGDLPPRPLSPRDIVRAAKAAARTRPEAATLTVDA from the coding sequence GTGTTCGGCATCAACGGCAACGAGTTCATCGTCATCCTCCTGGTGGCGGTGATCGTGGTGGGTCCCCGGCGTCTGCCTGAGTACACCCGCAAGCTCACCCAGCTCATCCGTCAGCTGCGTGTCTTCCTGGAGCAGGCCAAGGCGCAGATCGCCGAGGAGGTGGGCCCTGAGCTCGGTGACCTCAACCTCGCCGACCTCAACCCCCGCAACTACGACCCGCGCAAGATCGTGCGCGACGCCCTGGGTGAGGACCTCGACGCCATTAAGCGCGACCTGGCCAACCCCCTGGCCGCGGTGGCCTCTACCGCCAAGGAGGCCTCGGACGCCGTGGCCGCCGACGTGCGGGCCCTGGCCGCCCAGGAGCGTTCGGACTCCCTGGGCAAGCGGATTGAGGCGCAGGCCGAGGCGGCGCGGGCCGGGGCTGAGGCCGAGGAGGCCCAGGAAGCCGAGGTTGAGGCCGAGGCGGCCAAGGAAACGCGGGCCGAGGTGGCTGACGTGGCCCGGGGGTCTGAGCCGGGTGCCGGGGAGGGGTCTGTGAGCGACACCACCCCGCAGGCGGGGTCTGCGGAGACGGCCCCAGGGCCGCAGGCCGAGGCGTCACAGGAGCAGGACACCACGCCCGATGACCAGGAGCAGACTGCCGCCCAGCCGGTAGCCCAGGGGCGGGATACCGCGCCCGAGGAACAGCGTCCTGACGCGCTCCGGGAGCAGCAGGACGCCACGCCCGGGGAACAGCGGGACGACGCCGCGTCCGGGGAACAGCGGGCTGCCGTCCCCGATAACCGGGAGCAGGACGCCGTCGTGACTGGGTCCTGGGACGGGCAGACGACCGCGACCTCGGAGGCGGCCGCCATTCCCACCAGCCTCACTGAGGCGTCGGGCGACCTGCCCCCCAGGCCGCTCTCCCCACGTGACATTGTCCGGGCCGCCAAGGCCGCCGCGAGGACCCGCCCGGAGGCTGCGACCCTGACCGTGGACGCCTGA
- a CDS encoding O-methyltransferase → MSADKTLTWTYTEEFPLEEEAATQARLRGMGLGVEPVSVATGAALRVLAASVGAKSIAEIGTGTGVSGLWLLGGMGRDGVLTTIDVESELQREARRAFDAAGYPSSRIRLIQGRASAVMPRMAARSYDMVVLDVDPVEAANLAEGALRMLRVGGVLAVTHALWADHVADPARRDPATVAARELAKAVRASDLLVCTLLPVGDGLLVAVRRG, encoded by the coding sequence GTGAGTGCCGACAAGACCTTGACCTGGACCTACACCGAGGAGTTCCCTCTGGAGGAAGAGGCCGCCACCCAGGCCCGCCTGCGTGGGATGGGCCTCGGGGTGGAGCCGGTCAGCGTGGCCACCGGGGCCGCGCTGCGGGTCCTGGCCGCCTCCGTCGGCGCCAAGAGCATTGCCGAGATCGGTACCGGCACCGGCGTGTCCGGCCTGTGGCTGCTGGGCGGCATGGGCCGCGACGGGGTCCTGACCACCATCGACGTCGAGAGCGAGCTCCAGCGTGAGGCCCGCCGCGCATTCGACGCCGCCGGGTACCCCTCCTCCCGGATCCGTCTCATCCAGGGCCGGGCCAGTGCCGTCATGCCGCGCATGGCGGCCCGCTCCTACGACATGGTGGTCCTGGACGTCGACCCCGTGGAGGCGGCCAACCTCGCCGAGGGCGCCCTGCGCATGCTGCGCGTGGGCGGGGTGCTCGCCGTCACCCACGCCCTGTGGGCGGACCACGTGGCCGACCCCGCCCGCCGCGACCCGGCCACCGTGGCGGCCCGCGAGCTGGCCAAGGCCGTACGCGCCTCCGACCTGCTGGTCTGCACGCTCCTGCCGGTGGGTGACGGCCTGCTGGTGGCGGTGCGCCGGGGCTGA